CAGCGGCACCAGCACGAACCCGGAGATACTGCGTCGCGACACAGGGTCGGCATTTCCCTCGACCTCTTCCGTCATGGCTGCGCCTGCTCATCGGTAAGGGATCGGCTTTCCTGCGACGCGCGGATCCGGTTGGGCCATGTGCTCTTGATGTAGTCAATGATCGCCGTGATCTCATCGTCTGTCAGCACATCCTCATATCCGGGCATGTCGCTTTCGTACCCGTTCCCGACAATCGCCGCCGGTCCGCGTTTCACGATGTCGAGCAATACGCGGTCGGGGTGATGCCAGGTATGGCCGGAGGCGTCGTGCGGCGGGGCAGGCAACCTGCCGTTCGGCAATCGTATGCGCCAATCTGATTGCCCCTCCAGGTTTGCCCCATGGCAACTGGCACAATTTTCTTGATAGAGGCGCTCACCCATGCGCACGTCGCTCTGCGCCGCAACGGGCAAAACTGTTGTGGCGAGCAGGACAGCCGAGAGCCTAATCGTGTTTTTCACTAAGTTTCCGCCTTCTTATTGCGAGCCACCTACAGAGAATGAAAAGTGCCGCGAGCAACGACAGGACAAGTAGGACGCAAAGCGCCCAGGCCAATCCCATCGACAACAGGCTGTCGCCGCTGCTGGCACCCTCAGTCCGCATTCTGGCACATTTCTATTTCCCGCTGTCCGAGCGGATGTATTTGACCAAGGCGATCGCCGCGAGCACCAGCACACCCACGATCAGCAACCAGACGAGGCCCATCGCAATCATCATGCCGCCGCCCATCATTCCACCGTCCATCATCATGCATTCCATCCTTTGCTTTCCCTTGAAGCCGGTCTGACACGGGTTCGCACTAGACCGCGCGATTGATCATTCGACCGCATATACGGTCGGGCTCACACCTTCCTCGACGGTGTAAATCTTGAAGGGCTCCTGTTTCGCGCCGCCCATACCCGGCGACCCCAATGGCATGTTGGGAAGAGTCACACCGGCAATTTCCGGGCGCTCTTCCAGCAGCCTGTTGACGACATTGATCGGCACGTGGCCGC
The window above is part of the Roseovarius sp. THAF27 genome. Proteins encoded here:
- a CDS encoding cytochrome c, whose translation is MLATTVLPVAAQSDVRMGERLYQENCASCHGANLEGQSDWRIRLPNGRLPAPPHDASGHTWHHPDRVLLDIVKRGPAAIVGNGYESDMPGYEDVLTDDEITAIIDYIKSTWPNRIRASQESRSLTDEQAQP